A section of the Streptomyces sp. NBC_00178 genome encodes:
- a CDS encoding lamin tail domain-containing protein, producing the protein MPASAQDSDRHRPAPRVVISDVQADSPGRDDRSNRSLNAEWVEITNQTRRAVNLDGWTLRDADGHRYRFDNVRLAGRATVRIHTGIGRDTRTDLFQDRRAYVWDNNRDTATLRDARGRTVDTDSWGRSHHRR; encoded by the coding sequence CTGCCGGCTTCCGCGCAGGACAGCGACCGCCACCGCCCCGCCCCCCGTGTGGTGATCAGCGACGTACAGGCCGACAGCCCTGGGCGTGACGACCGCAGCAACCGGTCGCTGAACGCCGAATGGGTCGAGATCACCAACCAGACCCGCCGCGCCGTCAACCTGGACGGCTGGACCCTGCGCGACGCGGACGGACACCGCTACCGCTTCGACAACGTCCGCCTCGCCGGCCGCGCCACCGTCCGGATCCACACCGGCATCGGCCGCGACACCCGCACCGACCTCTTCCAGGACCGCCGCGCCTACGTCTGGGACAACAACCGGGACACCGCGACCCTGCGCGACGCCCGCGGCCGCACCGTCGACACCGACTCCTGGGGCCGCAGCCACCACCGCCGCTAA
- a CDS encoding replication-relaxation family protein: MALKTALLIANVSLRANAVLTAPEDRVLVTFVEVDNHTEPAAVVARKIENYRRFFQRTDKDHQA, from the coding sequence ATGGCGCTCAAGACGGCGCTGCTCATCGCGAACGTCAGTCTGCGCGCCAACGCGGTGCTGACCGCCCCTGAGGACAGGGTGCTGGTGACGTTCGTGGAGGTCGACAACCACACCGAACCCGCCGCCGTCGTCGCGAGGAAGATCGAGAACTACCGCCGGTTCTTCCAACGCACCGACAAGGACCACCAAGCGTAG
- a CDS encoding ATP-grasp domain-containing protein, whose translation MDTSRFSHILVNEGEFEDLAERLAILQPRAVLPGRESGVELADALSERLGLPTNGTALSAARRDKYTQIERLRSLGIPAMRQIRTSDATELHAWHALSGGTIVVKPLRSGAGEGVRFCDRPEEAVAALEAVRDRTSVLGEPITEVVAQEYLVGAEYIVNTASCDGVHQVTDVWSTDRISLNGVRDLVVAQILLGSDDPVVPELVPFAREVLDGLGIRYGAAHVEIKLTPDGPRLVEAAARASGLPYYVADLIGEGQLEWSADAYVRPQRFMARAGSAYRRRAAFAWAALASPVAGRLVRYCALDEIKALDTFNDLNLNVKPGDPIVPTTWDLEYPATLTLRHPVEAILRRDLNTVRYLDGAGMYEVDTDGHPDPATNSV comes from the coding sequence GTGGACACCTCCAGGTTCAGCCACATCCTCGTCAACGAAGGTGAGTTCGAAGACCTTGCGGAGCGGCTGGCGATACTGCAGCCGCGCGCGGTGCTGCCCGGTCGTGAATCCGGGGTGGAGCTCGCCGACGCGCTTTCCGAACGGCTAGGCCTACCGACGAACGGCACCGCGCTCAGCGCGGCTCGCCGCGACAAGTACACACAGATCGAACGGCTCCGATCGTTGGGCATCCCCGCCATGCGACAGATCCGGACCAGTGACGCAACGGAACTGCACGCCTGGCACGCCCTGTCCGGGGGCACCATCGTGGTCAAACCGCTGCGTAGCGGGGCCGGCGAAGGAGTCCGATTCTGTGATCGCCCGGAAGAGGCGGTTGCCGCGCTGGAGGCCGTCAGAGACCGCACGTCCGTCCTGGGAGAACCGATCACCGAGGTGGTCGCCCAGGAGTATCTCGTCGGTGCGGAATACATCGTCAACACCGCCAGCTGCGACGGCGTGCACCAAGTCACCGACGTGTGGAGCACGGACCGCATCAGCCTCAACGGTGTCCGAGACCTGGTCGTCGCCCAGATACTCCTCGGCTCCGACGACCCCGTAGTTCCCGAATTGGTGCCCTTCGCCCGTGAAGTGCTTGACGGGCTGGGCATCCGCTATGGTGCGGCGCACGTAGAGATCAAGCTGACACCCGACGGTCCGCGCCTGGTCGAAGCCGCCGCCCGTGCATCCGGGCTCCCCTACTACGTCGCGGATCTCATAGGTGAGGGCCAACTCGAATGGTCTGCTGATGCATATGTCAGGCCGCAGCGCTTCATGGCCCGGGCAGGATCGGCATACCGGCGCCGAGCAGCGTTCGCCTGGGCGGCACTCGCATCGCCAGTCGCCGGCCGACTGGTCCGCTACTGCGCTCTCGACGAGATCAAGGCGCTGGACACCTTCAACGACCTCAACCTCAACGTGAAGCCCGGCGATCCGATCGTCCCCACGACATGGGATCTGGAGTACCCGGCAACCCTGACCCTCCGGCACCCCGTGGAAGCCATCCTGAGGCGGGACCTCAACACAGTGCGCTATCTCGACGGCGCAGGCATGTACGAAGTCGACACGGACGGGCACCCGGACCCGGCCACGAACTCGGTGTAG
- a CDS encoding transposase: MAGASGYHSTDPDRGARLCFHLKPGSYDTAGVIEVLEQMKVFYRGERVVLVRDGLSAHWSRAMRAWVAEQDWLTLERLPAYAPELNPVELLWSSLK, translated from the coding sequence ATGGCCGGGGCCTCGGGTTACCACTCCACCGACCCTGATCGTGGGGCGCGCCTGTGCTTCCACCTCAAGCCCGGCAGCTACGACACCGCCGGAGTCATCGAGGTCCTGGAGCAGATGAAGGTGTTCTACCGCGGCGAGCGAGTGGTCCTGGTCCGGGACGGCCTGTCCGCCCACTGGAGCCGGGCGATGCGGGCCTGGGTCGCCGAACAGGACTGGCTCACCCTGGAGCGATTACCCGCCTACGCTCCCGAGCTGAACCCGGTGGAACTGCTGTGGTCCTCGCTCAAGTAG
- a CDS encoding winged helix-turn-helix domain-containing protein, whose product MSSVGVVATWVGGCRGGLSTFSFDCRPFPSSIVAASVGGGPSCSGSRVVRGRGLECGHREGGEVCAETVRRWRRMWEQGGASALRRRAATGRPPKLDDTQVETIRAALEQGAQAHGFEADLWTLERVGAVVTRATGVVLSRASVWRLLTSRLGWSLQRPERRAVERNESEIARWIAHEWPRIKKGP is encoded by the coding sequence GTGAGTTCGGTGGGTGTGGTGGCCACGTGGGTGGGAGGCTGTCGGGGTGGCTTATCAACCTTCTCCTTTGATTGCCGGCCCTTCCCTTCCTCCATTGTCGCGGCCTCAGTTGGCGGAGGCCCGTCGTGTTCGGGCAGTCGAGTTGTTCGAGGACGGGGTCTCGAATGCGGACATCGCGAGGGCGGTGAGGTGTGTGCCGAGACTGTGCGGCGTTGGCGGCGGATGTGGGAGCAAGGCGGTGCTTCGGCCCTGCGGCGACGGGCAGCCACCGGACGGCCACCCAAGCTGGACGACACCCAGGTCGAGACGATCCGGGCTGCGTTGGAGCAAGGTGCCCAGGCTCATGGTTTCGAGGCCGACCTGTGGACCCTGGAACGAGTCGGCGCGGTCGTCACCCGGGCAACGGGGGTGGTGTTGTCGAGGGCGTCGGTGTGGCGGCTGCTGACCAGCCGGCTCGGATGGAGCCTGCAACGGCCCGAGCGACGGGCGGTCGAGCGGAACGAGTCGGAGATCGCCCGTTGGATCGCGCATGAGTGGCCGCGCATCAAAAAGGGGCCGTGA
- the panD gene encoding aspartate 1-decarboxylase produces the protein MLRTIFKSKIHRATVTQADLHYVGSVTIDADLMDAADLLPGELVHIVDIDNGARLETYVIEGERGSGVIGINGAAAHLVHPGDLVILISYAQVDDAEARALVPKVVHVDAGNRIVELGTDASAPVPGSRTERSPHAVPARG, from the coding sequence ATGCTACGAACGATATTCAAGTCCAAGATCCACCGGGCCACAGTCACCCAGGCCGACCTGCACTACGTGGGGTCCGTGACCATCGATGCCGATCTGATGGACGCCGCCGACCTGCTGCCCGGTGAGCTGGTGCATATCGTGGACATAGACAACGGCGCGCGGCTGGAGACCTACGTCATCGAGGGCGAGCGCGGCTCCGGCGTCATCGGGATCAACGGCGCCGCCGCCCACCTCGTGCACCCCGGTGACCTGGTCATTCTCATCAGTTACGCCCAGGTCGACGACGCCGAGGCGCGTGCGCTGGTGCCGAAGGTCGTGCACGTGGACGCCGGCAACCGCATCGTCGAGCTGGGCACCGACGCGTCCGCGCCGGTGCCGGGGTCGCGTACCGAGCGCAGTCCGCACGCCGTTCCCGCGAGGGGCTGA
- a CDS encoding GNAT family N-acetyltransferase — translation MAAERAAVDIRDDRESGRLVAYLDGVAAGVVAYFVMDPGPGALVAVHTVVEPQYGGRGIGSALVREFYSMAAREGVPVVPLCPYAAEWARRHPEQAPQVSQELVRSAGLQLGAHREMF, via the coding sequence ATGGCAGCAGAGCGTGCCGCGGTCGACATCCGGGACGACCGGGAGAGCGGCAGACTGGTGGCCTACCTGGACGGTGTCGCCGCCGGGGTCGTCGCGTACTTCGTGATGGACCCCGGGCCAGGCGCCCTCGTGGCCGTGCACACCGTCGTGGAGCCGCAGTACGGAGGCCGAGGCATCGGCAGCGCCCTCGTGCGTGAGTTCTACTCCATGGCGGCCCGCGAAGGGGTGCCGGTCGTGCCGCTGTGCCCCTACGCCGCCGAATGGGCCCGCCGCCACCCCGAGCAGGCTCCGCAGGTCTCCCAGGAGCTCGTGCGGAGCGCCGGACTGCAGCTCGGAGCGCACCGGGAGATGTTCTGA
- a CDS encoding diaminopimelate decarboxylase produces the protein MPPDPVPSRDTVHAQRSTRFAEALRLAVAEGMLGETRPLAGFLDADGVRASVASLRDAFATEPRVRVLHTFAAKAASLVPVLRLLADCGMGCEVAGPGELRLAFEAGFPPERIVLDSPAKTRDELRLALALGVAVNADSFGEIRRIDGLRSPGSASVLGLRVNPQVGGGSIGAMSTATPTSKFGVALRDPGAREQVVRTFAERPWLTRLHAHVGSQGCPLELIAAGIAETYALAEEINGALGTRRITGIDIGGGLPVNFDDDRTRPLFSEYVAALRTSVPGLFDGRYDLVTEFGRSLLAKNGFIGARVEYTKDAGGRRVALTHAGAQIATRTVLMPDAWPLRIGAFDAEGLPRNGPTMVQDIAGPCCFAGDVVAHARELPELREGDFVALYDTGAYYFSTPWAYNSLPRPAVYGFAGEPGALRFAPVRDAQSLDSVAAESGLGHAEALTALFGPAGELQEPAENP, from the coding sequence ATGCCACCGGACCCCGTGCCCTCCCGGGACACGGTCCACGCTCAGCGCTCCACGAGGTTCGCCGAGGCGCTCCGCCTGGCCGTCGCGGAGGGGATGCTCGGTGAGACGCGGCCCCTCGCGGGGTTCCTCGACGCGGACGGGGTGCGCGCCTCGGTCGCCTCACTGAGGGACGCGTTCGCGACGGAGCCCCGTGTGCGGGTGCTGCACACCTTCGCCGCCAAGGCCGCCTCCCTGGTCCCCGTGCTGAGGCTGCTCGCCGACTGCGGCATGGGGTGCGAGGTGGCCGGGCCCGGCGAACTGCGGCTCGCGTTCGAGGCCGGTTTCCCTCCCGAACGCATCGTCCTGGACTCACCCGCGAAGACCCGCGACGAACTCCGCCTGGCGCTGGCCCTCGGTGTCGCGGTGAACGCGGACAGTTTCGGCGAGATCCGCCGCATCGACGGGCTCCGCTCCCCCGGCTCGGCCTCCGTCCTCGGGCTGCGGGTGAATCCGCAGGTCGGAGGAGGTTCCATCGGTGCCATGAGCACGGCGACGCCGACGTCGAAGTTCGGCGTGGCCCTGCGCGACCCGGGCGCCCGCGAGCAGGTCGTGCGTACGTTCGCCGAGCGGCCCTGGCTGACCCGGCTGCACGCCCACGTGGGATCCCAGGGCTGCCCCCTGGAGCTCATCGCGGCGGGGATCGCCGAGACGTACGCCCTGGCCGAGGAGATCAACGGGGCCCTGGGCACGCGCCGGATCACCGGGATCGACATCGGGGGCGGGCTGCCCGTCAACTTCGACGACGACCGGACCCGGCCGCTGTTCTCCGAGTACGTCGCGGCCCTCCGCACGTCCGTACCGGGGCTCTTCGACGGGCGGTACGACCTCGTCACCGAGTTCGGCAGGTCCCTGCTCGCGAAGAACGGCTTCATCGGCGCCCGGGTGGAGTACACGAAGGACGCGGGCGGGCGCCGCGTCGCACTGACCCACGCGGGGGCGCAGATCGCCACCCGGACCGTCCTGATGCCCGACGCCTGGCCTCTCAGGATCGGCGCGTTCGACGCGGAGGGCCTCCCCCGGAACGGGCCGACGATGGTGCAGGACATCGCGGGGCCGTGCTGCTTCGCCGGTGACGTGGTGGCCCACGCCCGGGAGCTGCCGGAACTCCGGGAGGGCGACTTCGTGGCCCTCTACGACACGGGCGCGTACTACTTCTCGACCCCGTGGGCGTACAACAGTCTCCCCCGGCCGGCCGTGTACGGCTTCGCCGGGGAACCCGGCGCCCTGCGCTTCGCACCGGTGCGCGACGCGCAGTCCCTGGACTCGGTGGCCGCGGAGAGCGGCCTGGGCCACGCGGAGGCGCTGACCGCGCTCTTCGGCCCGGCCGGGGAACTCCAGGAGCCGGCCGAGAACCCCTAG
- a CDS encoding family 1 encapsulin nanocompartment shell protein — protein MNNLHRELAPVTESAWVQIEEEARRTFSRHVAARRVVDVTDPQGPGFSAVGDGHLRDIDPPTPDVIARARTSTPVIEWRVPFTVSRAAVDDVERGSEDSDWQPVKDAARTCAFAEDMAVIDGYAAAGITGLRDGSSHAPLPLPADARDYPATVSQALTRLRLAGVDGPYRLLLGAEAFTEATETSDHGYPVATHLARILEDPILWAPAVSGGVLLSTRGGDFELCLGQDLSIGYLDHDARNIRLYFQQAFTFRMLTPEAVVPLIA, from the coding sequence ATGAACAACCTCCACCGTGAACTCGCACCCGTCACCGAATCCGCCTGGGTCCAGATCGAGGAGGAGGCCCGGCGCACGTTCAGCCGGCATGTCGCGGCCCGCCGGGTCGTGGACGTGACCGACCCGCAGGGCCCCGGGTTCTCGGCGGTCGGCGACGGGCACCTGCGCGACATCGACCCGCCCACCCCCGACGTCATCGCCCGCGCCCGCACCTCCACCCCCGTCATCGAGTGGCGGGTGCCCTTCACCGTCTCCCGGGCGGCCGTCGACGACGTCGAGCGGGGCTCGGAGGACAGCGACTGGCAGCCCGTCAAGGACGCCGCGCGGACCTGCGCGTTCGCCGAGGACATGGCCGTCATCGACGGATACGCGGCAGCGGGCATCACCGGGCTGCGGGACGGTTCCTCGCACGCCCCGCTGCCGCTGCCCGCGGACGCTCGCGACTACCCGGCCACGGTCAGTCAGGCACTGACCCGGCTGCGCCTCGCCGGCGTGGACGGACCGTACCGGCTGCTGCTAGGCGCCGAGGCCTTCACCGAGGCGACCGAGACGTCCGACCACGGCTACCCGGTGGCGACCCACCTGGCCCGGATCCTGGAGGACCCGATCCTGTGGGCACCCGCCGTGTCCGGCGGTGTGCTGCTGTCCACCCGGGGCGGCGACTTCGAACTGTGCCTGGGCCAGGACCTCTCCATCGGGTATCTGGACCACGACGCACGGAACATCCGGCTCTACTTCCAGCAGGCTTTCACCTTCCGGATGCTGACCCCGGAGGCAGTCGTCCCGCTGATCGCCTGA
- a CDS encoding Dyp-type peroxidase, protein MSEAVPDPVVVQPVVAPLTSAALVLVATIEPGGEPAVRDVLPDLAAFARSVGFRVPGAGLACVTGFGSDAWDRLFAGPRPAHLHPFQELRGPLHRAPATPGDLLFHVRAERMDVCYEWASHLLDRLTGAVKVVDEVQGFRYFDHRDLLGFVDGTENPVGDDARRAAVVGPEDPGFEGGSYVIVQKYLHDLPGWNRLATEEQERIIGRTKFSDIELADDVKPADSHVALNTITDADGTEHDILRANMPFGSFEQGQFGTYFIGYAADPGVTEQMLRNMFLGSPPGTHDRILDFSTAVTGTLFHAPSADFLDSPPPPPSPVAAEAAPEPRADASRPSDRAAVHDGSLRIGSLQESAP, encoded by the coding sequence ATGTCCGAGGCAGTACCGGACCCGGTCGTCGTCCAGCCCGTCGTCGCGCCGCTGACCAGCGCCGCACTGGTCCTGGTCGCGACGATCGAGCCGGGCGGCGAGCCGGCCGTGCGGGACGTCCTGCCGGACCTCGCGGCGTTCGCGCGGTCGGTCGGATTCCGGGTGCCCGGCGCGGGCCTCGCGTGTGTGACGGGCTTCGGCTCCGACGCCTGGGACCGGCTCTTCGCGGGCCCCCGGCCGGCGCACCTCCACCCCTTCCAGGAGTTGCGGGGTCCGCTGCACCGTGCTCCGGCCACGCCGGGTGACCTGCTGTTCCACGTACGGGCCGAGCGGATGGACGTCTGCTACGAGTGGGCCTCGCACCTCCTGGACCGGCTGACCGGCGCGGTGAAGGTCGTCGACGAGGTCCAGGGCTTCCGCTACTTCGACCACCGGGACCTGCTCGGCTTCGTCGACGGCACGGAGAACCCGGTCGGTGACGACGCGCGCAGGGCCGCGGTCGTCGGGCCCGAGGACCCCGGCTTCGAGGGCGGCAGTTATGTGATCGTCCAGAAATACCTCCACGACCTGCCCGGCTGGAACCGGCTCGCCACGGAGGAGCAGGAACGGATCATCGGCCGCACGAAGTTCTCCGACATCGAGCTCGCCGACGACGTGAAGCCGGCCGACTCGCACGTCGCCCTGAACACCATCACGGACGCCGACGGCACCGAACACGACATCCTGCGCGCCAACATGCCGTTCGGCAGCTTCGAACAGGGCCAGTTCGGGACGTACTTCATCGGGTACGCGGCCGACCCCGGCGTCACCGAACAGATGCTCCGCAACATGTTCCTGGGCAGTCCGCCCGGTACCCACGACCGCATTCTCGACTTCTCGACCGCCGTCACCGGCACCCTCTTCCACGCCCCCAGCGCCGACTTCCTCGACTCCCCTCCGCCACCGCCCTCACCCGTCGCGGCCGAGGCCGCGCCCGAACCGCGGGCCGACGCGTCACGGCCCTCGGACCGGGCGGCGGTGCACGACGGTTCGCTGCGCATCGGCAGCCTGCAAGAAAGCGCCCCGTGA
- a CDS encoding LLM class flavin-dependent oxidoreductase: MSPKFLWYVPNTVEPGHRGDDTVSGWGSAEYSTDLARTVEAHGWNGALIGTGWGRPDTFTVATALAARTTTFEPLIAIRPGYWQPAQLAGAAATLDQLSRGRVLLNIVSGRDDPGAYGDTNTDPAARYARTEEFMHLLRRLWTEEDVTYTGAYFQVTGSTVAPRPWVGNGRHHPTLYFGGASPAAERVSVAEADVQLFWGEPLDGIAERVDRLRALSERDGRRHRPLEFGLRITTLVRDTAEEAWRAAEEKVAEMARTDGVHWAPNQRDAVGQQRLLGLAARGEVLDTCLYTTPGRFGGGGAATTWLVGSPDEVAASLESYRKLGVTHFILSDTPYKQEIARVGAHLLPRLREASAPGVPHQPSDGPGGT, encoded by the coding sequence ATGAGCCCGAAGTTCCTCTGGTACGTCCCCAACACCGTCGAGCCGGGGCACCGCGGCGACGACACGGTGTCCGGCTGGGGGTCCGCCGAGTACTCCACCGACCTCGCCCGCACGGTGGAGGCGCACGGCTGGAACGGCGCCCTGATCGGCACCGGGTGGGGGCGGCCCGACACCTTCACGGTCGCCACCGCCCTGGCGGCCCGGACCACGACGTTCGAGCCGCTGATCGCGATCCGTCCGGGCTACTGGCAGCCCGCCCAGCTCGCCGGTGCGGCGGCCACCCTCGACCAGCTCAGCCGGGGGCGCGTCCTCCTCAACATCGTCAGTGGCCGGGACGACCCGGGTGCGTACGGTGACACGAACACCGATCCGGCGGCGCGGTACGCCCGTACCGAGGAGTTCATGCACCTTCTGCGGCGTCTGTGGACCGAGGAGGACGTCACGTACACCGGTGCGTACTTCCAGGTCACGGGCTCGACCGTCGCACCGCGCCCCTGGGTGGGCAACGGCCGGCACCACCCCACGCTCTACTTCGGCGGCGCCTCCCCGGCCGCCGAGCGCGTGTCGGTGGCCGAGGCGGACGTCCAGCTCTTCTGGGGCGAGCCCCTCGACGGCATCGCCGAACGCGTCGACCGGCTAAGGGCGTTGAGCGAGCGCGACGGGCGCCGTCACCGGCCGTTGGAGTTCGGCCTGCGGATCACCACGCTGGTGCGTGACACGGCCGAGGAGGCGTGGCGGGCCGCGGAGGAGAAGGTGGCGGAGATGGCCCGCACGGACGGGGTGCACTGGGCACCGAACCAGCGGGACGCGGTCGGGCAGCAGCGGCTCCTCGGCCTCGCCGCCCGGGGCGAGGTGCTCGACACCTGCCTCTACACCACCCCCGGCAGGTTCGGCGGCGGCGGAGCCGCGACCACCTGGCTGGTCGGCTCCCCGGACGAGGTCGCGGCCTCGCTGGAGTCCTATCGCAAGCTCGGGGTCACCCACTTCATCCTGTCCGACACCCCCTACAAGCAGGAGATCGCCCGCGTCGGCGCCCATCTGCTCCCCAGGCTCCGCGAAGCGTCCGCACCGGGGGTGCCGCATCAGCCGTCGGACGGTCCCGGCGGGACGTGA
- a CDS encoding ABC transporter ATP-binding protein codes for MGSQHAQGTGPDRGPVRLALRHYLNELSRQRGLSVPALLLPALGNIGITYVAPLVVAKLVGRIAEDGAIGLHDALPYVGVFAGVLLLAETLWRLGLHCLNRVDARGIEHLYVTGMDALFAKDASFYQDNFAGSLTKRVLSFAARFEEFVDTLTFNVVGSLAPLLFGTVVLWHYDPLLVAGLLTMIVLTAFCAAPLIRRRQRLVNEREEAIARVSGHVSDALMNMDTVRAFAAEEREAAEHRSRVAESRRLTLRSWDYGNLRIDTLVAPMSVLTNGLGLLLAVSFAAGGGSVEAIVVAFTYYTGSTRIMFEFNQIYRRLESSMTEAAQFTELLVEPPTVLDPPAPEAVRPGSADVRFEHVGFAHAGSRPIFDGLDLDVPSGTRLGLVGRSGGGKTTLTRLLLRMADVQSGRILIGGQDISRMRQSDLRSLIAYVPQEPAMFHRTLRENILFARPGATDAEIRAAADAAHVTEFADHLPAGFDTMVGERGVKLSGGQRQRVALARAILRDAPVLLLDEATSALDSESETLVQQALWQLMEGRTALVVAHRLSTVAAMDHLIVLDHGSIVEQGTHHELLLTDGAYAKLWHHQSGGFLVDTAAVQQAAAAE; via the coding sequence CTGTCGGTTCCGGCTCTCCTGCTCCCCGCACTCGGCAACATCGGGATCACCTACGTCGCCCCGCTGGTCGTCGCCAAGCTGGTGGGCCGCATCGCCGAGGACGGGGCCATCGGCTTACACGACGCGCTCCCCTACGTCGGGGTGTTCGCCGGGGTCCTGCTCCTCGCGGAGACCCTGTGGAGGCTGGGTCTGCACTGCCTGAACCGGGTCGACGCCCGCGGCATCGAGCACCTGTACGTCACCGGCATGGACGCGTTGTTCGCCAAGGACGCGTCGTTCTACCAGGACAACTTCGCCGGCTCCCTGACCAAGCGGGTGCTGAGTTTCGCCGCCCGCTTCGAGGAGTTCGTCGACACGCTGACCTTCAACGTCGTGGGGAGCCTGGCACCGCTGCTGTTCGGCACGGTGGTCCTCTGGCACTACGACCCCCTGCTGGTCGCCGGTCTGCTGACGATGATCGTCCTGACCGCGTTCTGCGCCGCACCCCTCATCCGTCGTCGGCAGCGGCTGGTCAACGAACGCGAGGAGGCCATCGCACGGGTCTCCGGGCACGTGTCCGACGCCCTGATGAACATGGACACCGTCCGCGCGTTCGCCGCCGAGGAGCGGGAGGCCGCCGAACACCGGTCCCGGGTCGCGGAGTCGCGCAGACTGACCCTGCGCTCCTGGGACTACGGCAACCTCCGGATCGACACGCTGGTCGCCCCCATGTCGGTGCTGACCAACGGTCTCGGTCTGCTCCTCGCCGTCTCGTTCGCCGCGGGCGGGGGCAGCGTGGAGGCGATCGTGGTCGCGTTCACCTACTACACCGGTTCGACACGCATCATGTTCGAGTTCAACCAGATCTACCGGCGGCTCGAAAGCTCGATGACGGAGGCGGCGCAGTTCACCGAACTGCTCGTGGAACCGCCCACCGTGCTGGACCCGCCGGCCCCCGAAGCGGTCCGTCCGGGATCTGCCGACGTCCGCTTCGAGCACGTCGGCTTCGCCCACGCGGGAAGCCGGCCGATCTTCGATGGGCTCGACCTCGACGTGCCGAGCGGGACGCGGCTCGGTCTCGTCGGACGTTCGGGTGGCGGCAAGACCACGCTCACCCGGCTGCTCCTGCGCATGGCCGACGTCCAGTCGGGGCGCATCCTGATCGGGGGTCAGGACATCAGCAGGATGCGCCAGTCCGACCTGCGGAGCCTGATCGCGTACGTACCCCAGGAACCGGCGATGTTCCACCGCACGCTGCGTGAGAACATCCTGTTCGCCCGTCCCGGAGCCACCGACGCCGAGATCCGCGCTGCCGCCGACGCGGCGCACGTCACGGAATTCGCCGATCACCTCCCCGCCGGCTTCGACACGATGGTCGGGGAGCGCGGCGTCAAGCTGTCCGGCGGGCAGCGCCAGCGCGTGGCCCTGGCCCGGGCGATCCTGCGCGACGCTCCGGTCCTGCTGCTGGACGAGGCGACGAGCGCACTGGACTCGGAGAGCGAGACCCTCGTGCAGCAGGCCCTGTGGCAGCTGATGGAGGGCCGGACCGCGCTGGTGGTCGCGCACCGGCTGAGCACGGTCGCGGCGATGGACCACCTCATCGTCCTCGACCACGGCAGCATCGTCGAGCAGGGGACGCACCACGAACTGCTGCTCACCGACGGCGCCTACGCCAAGCTCTGGCACCACCAGTCCGGCGGCTTCCTCGTCGACACGGCCGCGGTCCAGCAGGCCGCCGCCGCCGAATAA